Proteins from one Syntrophales bacterium genomic window:
- a CDS encoding XTP/dITP diphosphatase, which translates to MVFASKNNGKIKEIKAMLEGLPVVLLSLNDYKDIPDIIEDGKTFLENALKKARIVSEFTGEMALADDSGLEVDYLGGEPGIYSSRYSGKNATDESNIQKLLENLRGVPPEKRGASFRCVLVLYRPEGTFESFEGELRGQIHDKPVGEGGFGYDPVFFLPERGITVAQLLPEVKNMISHRAQAFHQLKKSLKTGRNAAW; encoded by the coding sequence ATTGTATTTGCCTCCAAAAACAATGGGAAAATAAAAGAAATTAAGGCCATGCTTGAGGGGCTTCCCGTAGTTCTCCTTTCACTTAATGACTATAAGGATATTCCCGACATCATTGAAGATGGGAAAACATTCTTAGAGAATGCCCTTAAGAAGGCAAGGATTGTCTCAGAATTTACCGGTGAAATGGCCCTTGCCGACGATTCGGGACTGGAGGTGGATTATCTGGGGGGAGAACCGGGTATTTATTCATCCAGATATTCTGGAAAAAATGCTACAGATGAGAGTAACATACAGAAACTTCTCGAAAATTTGCGGGGTGTCCCCCCCGAAAAAAGGGGAGCCTCCTTTAGGTGTGTATTGGTGCTTTACCGGCCGGAGGGTACCTTTGAATCCTTTGAGGGTGAATTGCGTGGACAGATTCATGATAAACCCGTGGGAGAAGGGGGCTTCGGTTACGATCCGGTATTTTTTCTGCCCGAAAGGGGTATAACAGTGGCACAACTCCTGCCGGAAGTGAAAAACATGATCAGCCATCGGGCACAGGCATTTCATCAACTCAAAAAGAGCTTGAAAACGGGGCGTAACGCAGCCTGGTAG